The proteins below are encoded in one region of Brevundimonas fontaquae:
- a CDS encoding M23 family metallopeptidase gives MAQFDPRRQPTRLAPHMLTAAAAISVAMLAGRAYQPAQAEEVPALTSTQMAAMEAQAFAAANAPAGMTAPEAVNVQIRRGETFEQAVRRTGVAPEEASAVAATVANAFDLADLRAGLKFETAIAKPRDGRGDARLIGLTMRTGPASQLTVSRSFDGALRLRSLEEKVTHETVVLKGDVERSLSASARELGATASIVRSASRLFATKFDMQRDIRATDEFTMVFDREVTEAGRTVDVGDLMYAELRGVTFYRFKPAGAKEAQFFDSNGKNLRSAMMRTPLQSFRRVSSNFGFRTHPISGYKKMHQGIDFAAGTGTPVVAPADGVVVEARRWGGYGNWLRIRHNNGLESGYGHLSRYGSGIRAGQRVSQGQIVAYVGSTGASTGPHLHYELWRGGQRINPAGVRTQEGTELAGADLTAFRAEKARIDRIIASGGQKRPAVQQASAEGLRPARV, from the coding sequence ATGGCTCAGTTCGACCCACGCCGCCAGCCGACGCGGCTCGCGCCGCACATGCTTACGGCGGCAGCTGCAATCTCGGTGGCGATGCTCGCCGGTCGAGCCTATCAACCCGCTCAGGCGGAAGAAGTTCCCGCGCTGACCTCGACGCAGATGGCGGCCATGGAAGCCCAGGCCTTCGCCGCTGCGAACGCGCCCGCCGGAATGACGGCGCCCGAGGCCGTCAACGTCCAGATCCGCCGCGGCGAAACCTTCGAGCAGGCCGTGCGCCGCACGGGAGTCGCCCCCGAAGAAGCCAGCGCGGTCGCCGCCACCGTCGCCAACGCCTTTGACCTGGCCGACCTGCGCGCCGGACTGAAATTCGAGACCGCCATCGCCAAGCCGCGCGACGGCCGCGGCGACGCCCGCCTGATCGGCCTGACCATGCGCACCGGCCCGGCGTCGCAGCTGACGGTGTCGCGCAGCTTCGACGGCGCCCTGCGCCTGCGCTCGCTGGAAGAAAAGGTCACCCACGAGACGGTCGTCCTGAAGGGCGATGTCGAGCGCAGCCTGTCCGCCAGCGCGCGTGAACTGGGCGCCACGGCCTCTATCGTCCGTTCGGCCAGCCGCCTGTTCGCCACCAAGTTCGACATGCAGCGCGACATTCGCGCCACAGACGAGTTCACCATGGTCTTCGACCGTGAAGTGACCGAGGCCGGCCGCACGGTTGACGTGGGCGACCTGATGTACGCCGAACTGCGCGGCGTGACCTTCTACCGCTTCAAGCCCGCCGGCGCGAAGGAGGCCCAGTTCTTCGACTCGAACGGCAAGAACCTGCGCTCGGCCATGATGCGCACGCCGCTGCAGAGCTTCCGCCGCGTGTCGTCCAACTTCGGCTTCCGCACCCACCCGATCTCGGGCTACAAGAAGATGCACCAGGGCATCGACTTCGCCGCCGGAACCGGCACGCCGGTCGTGGCCCCCGCCGATGGCGTGGTGGTCGAGGCGCGCCGCTGGGGCGGTTACGGCAACTGGCTGCGCATCCGCCACAACAACGGACTGGAAAGCGGCTATGGCCACCTGTCGCGCTATGGCTCGGGCATCCGCGCCGGCCAGCGGGTCAGCCAGGGTCAGATCGTCGCCTACGTCGGCTCGACCGGCGCCTCGACCGGTCCGCACCTTCACTATGAGCTGTGGCGCGGCGGCCAGCGGATCAATCCCGCCGGCGTGCGCACCCAGGAAGGCACCGAATTGGCCGGCGCCGACCTGACCGCCTTCCGCGCCGAAAAGGCCCGCATCGACCGCATCATCGCTTCGGGCGGTCAAAAGCGCCCGGCCGTGCAGCAGGCCTCTGCCGAAGGTCTGCGGCCCGCCCGCGTCTGA
- a CDS encoding TadG family pilus assembly protein, protein MNARLPRLLVQFSAERRGAVAVIAAVAGGLLCLFTAAVIDLGVLVLHTRRVQGAADLAALSAVRNLAQGEGAVARAALATVEANVAPDVSVTVATALGVYSPDPTKVRNDRFAPGGATPNAARVEVASRAPMFFTHLLLGRDLVRVTRRATATIGGETPKAMISIGSRLARLDDGVANQLIGGLTGSKVSLSVMDYRRLIDLDINLLEFTDALATDLGVQVGDYDRLLATQVDAGRALRVLERVAGGQDGGALGKLASASVGTKVRLGDLIGLEARAPDGIREGLDASVSAMDLVMGMLEVGGGDRQIALNLGVPAGLADLKTRLAIGERPNRSPWLTVTADGQPIIRTAQARLYVRARTAQSLSGLARVELPILIELAASEARLKSLSCDPAREVEVDVRPGLARASIGVVDEGRLGDFKSPLAPQRATLLSVLGLVSITGKADVEAADAGFRSLRFDADDIDNQRAKTMASRGFASGAVASLLGRLDVDVNVIGLGLGLGDLTKALGQLLEPLGPVLDGALNPVLDLLGLKLGEADVTVHGLSCPDPRRATPRLVG, encoded by the coding sequence ATGAACGCCCGCCTGCCTCGTCTGCTGGTCCAGTTCAGCGCTGAACGTCGTGGGGCGGTGGCGGTGATCGCGGCGGTCGCGGGCGGTCTGTTGTGTCTGTTCACGGCGGCGGTGATCGACCTGGGGGTTCTGGTTCTGCATACGCGTCGCGTCCAGGGCGCAGCCGATCTGGCGGCGCTGTCGGCGGTGCGAAATCTGGCGCAGGGAGAAGGTGCGGTCGCTCGCGCGGCCCTGGCGACGGTCGAGGCCAATGTCGCGCCCGACGTCTCGGTCACGGTGGCGACGGCCTTGGGGGTCTATTCGCCCGATCCGACCAAGGTGCGCAACGACCGGTTCGCGCCGGGCGGGGCGACGCCGAACGCCGCGCGGGTCGAGGTCGCCAGCCGCGCGCCGATGTTCTTCACCCATCTCTTGCTGGGGAGAGATCTGGTGCGCGTCACACGCCGCGCCACGGCGACGATCGGGGGAGAGACGCCGAAGGCCATGATCTCCATCGGCTCGCGGCTGGCGCGGCTGGACGACGGCGTGGCCAACCAACTGATCGGCGGCCTGACCGGGTCCAAGGTGTCGCTCAGCGTCATGGACTATCGTCGCCTGATCGATCTGGACATCAATCTGCTTGAGTTCACCGACGCCCTGGCGACCGATCTGGGCGTCCAAGTTGGCGACTATGACCGGCTTCTGGCGACCCAGGTCGACGCCGGCCGTGCGTTGAGGGTGCTGGAGCGGGTGGCGGGTGGCCAGGACGGCGGGGCGCTGGGCAAGCTGGCCTCGGCCTCGGTCGGAACGAAGGTCAGGCTGGGCGACCTGATCGGGTTGGAGGCGCGCGCGCCGGACGGGATCCGCGAGGGGCTGGACGCCTCGGTCTCGGCCATGGATCTGGTCATGGGCATGCTGGAGGTCGGGGGTGGGGATCGGCAGATCGCGCTGAACCTGGGCGTCCCGGCGGGCCTGGCCGATCTGAAGACCAGGCTGGCGATCGGCGAACGGCCGAATCGCTCGCCCTGGCTGACGGTGACGGCCGACGGCCAACCGATTATCCGCACAGCCCAGGCCCGGCTCTATGTGCGGGCCAGGACGGCGCAATCCCTGTCGGGTCTGGCGCGGGTTGAGCTGCCGATTCTGATCGAACTGGCGGCGTCCGAGGCGCGACTGAAGTCGCTGTCCTGCGATCCGGCGCGCGAGGTTGAGGTCGATGTGCGGCCGGGCCTGGCGCGCGCATCGATCGGTGTGGTGGACGAGGGCAGGCTGGGCGACTTCAAAAGCCCGTTGGCGCCTCAGCGCGCGACCCTGTTGTCGGTCCTGGGCCTGGTCAGCATTACCGGCAAGGCGGATGTCGAGGCGGCGGACGCCGGCTTCAGATCGCTCAGGTTCGACGCGGACGACATCGACAATCAGCGCGCCAAGACCATGGCCTCGCGCGGCTTCGCCAGCGGCGCGGTCGCCAGCCTGCTGGGGCGGTTGGACGTGGATGTGAACGTGATCGGCCTGGGCCTGGGGCTCGGCGACCTGACCAAGGCGTTAGGTCAGCTGCTGGAGCCGCTGGGGCCGGTGCTGGACGGCGCGCTCAATCCCGTGCTGGACCTTTTGGGCCTGAAGCTGGGCGAGGCCGATGTGACGGTGCACGGCCTGTCCTGCCCGGATCCGCGGCGCGCGACGCCGCGTCTGGTCGGCTGA
- a CDS encoding TadE/TadG family type IV pilus assembly protein yields the protein MRTFGTIPSARRRGREGVAAVEFALVGPILVLLLIGIVVYGGWFLMAQSVQALASEGARAAIGGLDAAERDGLARREVNHAVQGVALKPEHTTIEVTEDSGRLRVVVVYDASDSLVMALGGMLPRPPSVIRRSAVIHVGDPS from the coding sequence ATGCGGACGTTCGGAACCATTCCTTCTGCAAGGCGACGCGGGCGCGAGGGCGTGGCGGCGGTGGAGTTTGCGTTGGTGGGGCCGATCCTGGTCCTGCTGCTGATCGGCATCGTCGTCTATGGCGGCTGGTTCTTGATGGCCCAGTCGGTTCAGGCCCTGGCGTCCGAGGGCGCGAGGGCGGCCATCGGGGGACTGGATGCGGCTGAGCGCGACGGCTTGGCCCGGCGCGAGGTGAACCACGCCGTTCAGGGCGTGGCCCTGAAGCCGGAACACACGACCATCGAGGTGACCGAGGATTCAGGACGTTTGCGGGTGGTCGTGGTCTATGACGCCAGCGACAGCCTGGTCATGGCGCTGGGTGGGATGTTGCCCCGTCCGCCCTCCGTTATTCGGCGTTCTGCGGTCATCCATGTAGGTGACCCTTCATGA
- a CDS encoding glycosyltransferase family 2 protein gives MNETIEAIAAFVALFVIAAGLFQNVIYMLQLVLAAASLIETPSTPAVGVLWRRYAEASPPIALLAPAYNEALTIVESVRSLLALQYPNFEIVVINDGSADETLAVLIDAFELAPIERAHDLKIGHQPIRGIWGTPSQPRLVVVDKQNGGKADALNAGINVARAPIVCSMDADSLLEPDALLRAVRPFVDDPVRTVAVGGTVRIANGCRIDHGRVVEIGLPTNPLALLQTVEYLRAFLMARLAWSRIGTLTIISGAFGLFRRSAVLEVGGYTHGTVGEDMELVVKLHRLMRSQKRPYRVAFIPEPVCWTEAPESLSVLGRQRARWHRGALETFQRHGDMMWRPGFGRVGVVGFGHILFVDVIGPVIEMIGYILIPVLWTLGLLSVEYLLAFLAVSFTFGVVISVGALALEESELRRFPKVRHLVILAIVAVVENFGYRQINNLWRLHGTWQFLRKTQSWGAMTRKGFKRLPAPGHTNA, from the coding sequence ATGAACGAGACGATCGAAGCCATCGCCGCGTTCGTGGCGCTGTTCGTGATCGCGGCGGGCTTGTTCCAGAACGTGATCTACATGCTGCAGCTCGTCCTTGCTGCGGCGTCGCTGATCGAGACCCCTTCGACCCCGGCGGTCGGCGTGCTCTGGCGCCGTTACGCCGAGGCCTCGCCGCCCATCGCCCTCTTGGCGCCGGCCTATAATGAAGCCCTGACCATCGTCGAAAGCGTGCGGTCGCTTCTGGCGCTGCAATATCCGAACTTCGAGATCGTCGTGATCAACGACGGCTCTGCGGACGAGACCTTGGCGGTTCTGATCGACGCCTTCGAGCTCGCGCCGATTGAGCGGGCCCACGATCTGAAGATCGGCCACCAACCGATCCGCGGCATATGGGGGACGCCGAGCCAGCCGCGGCTCGTCGTCGTGGACAAGCAGAATGGCGGCAAGGCCGACGCCTTGAACGCCGGTATCAATGTGGCGCGAGCCCCGATCGTCTGCTCGATGGACGCCGACTCCCTGCTCGAGCCTGACGCCCTGCTGCGGGCGGTGCGGCCATTCGTCGACGATCCGGTGCGGACCGTCGCCGTCGGAGGAACAGTGCGCATCGCCAATGGCTGCCGCATCGATCATGGGCGCGTCGTCGAGATCGGCCTGCCGACCAATCCGTTGGCGCTGTTGCAGACAGTCGAATATCTGCGGGCCTTCCTGATGGCTCGCCTGGCCTGGAGCCGGATCGGCACCCTGACGATCATCTCGGGCGCGTTCGGCCTGTTCCGCCGCTCCGCGGTGCTTGAGGTCGGGGGCTACACCCACGGCACGGTGGGTGAGGATATGGAGCTGGTCGTCAAGCTTCATCGGCTGATGCGATCGCAGAAGCGACCCTACCGCGTCGCCTTCATTCCCGAGCCCGTCTGCTGGACCGAAGCGCCGGAAAGCCTCAGCGTTCTGGGCCGTCAGCGGGCTCGCTGGCACCGCGGCGCGCTGGAGACCTTCCAGCGCCACGGCGACATGATGTGGCGACCGGGCTTCGGACGGGTCGGGGTCGTCGGCTTCGGGCACATCCTCTTTGTGGATGTCATCGGCCCTGTCATCGAGATGATCGGCTATATCCTGATCCCCGTGCTGTGGACGCTGGGGCTGCTGTCGGTGGAATATCTGCTGGCCTTCTTGGCTGTCAGCTTCACCTTCGGCGTCGTGATATCGGTCGGGGCGCTGGCCCTAGAAGAAAGCGAACTGCGGCGCTTCCCGAAGGTCCGCCACCTCGTCATCTTGGCGATCGTCGCCGTGGTGGAGAACTTCGGCTACCGCCAGATCAACAATCTGTGGCGCCTGCACGGGACTTGGCAGTTCCTGCGCAAGACCCAGTCCTGGGGCGCCATGACCCGAAAAGGCTTCAAACGCCTGCCTGCACCCGGCCACACGAACGCTTAA
- a CDS encoding HEAT repeat domain-containing protein, whose product MTALLGQLWTTSLLLMAAALAWMSWLILSRLFRERSQANRAERRKSVSRAYLQIMGGDAEGEARLRDYQHQARLLAESLLEVMGLVRGAERERLVAALTRLQVDATLRDRLNRGSRTGRLAAAEALAAFPSQATTAALSSLYMASRDGEVRIAAIRSLIEIDAAPSIEAVVVDLEKRGETESLQYLPILRRLASADPDAALAVFNSPDRSPTLRAVLAEALAGSGAYSCLPALIDATSDPNVALRLAAVRGIGQLAHPAASAAVEAALHDPAWDVRAEACATAAKLGARALAPSLTACLNDAEWWVRFRATEALQTLGLPLPKPEHSIGPVPLDLTPSRLLPEPVLGVAPS is encoded by the coding sequence ATGACGGCCCTTCTCGGCCAGCTCTGGACGACGTCGCTGCTGCTGATGGCGGCGGCGCTGGCATGGATGAGCTGGCTGATCCTGAGCCGACTGTTTCGCGAACGGTCCCAGGCCAATCGCGCCGAGCGTCGCAAGTCGGTTTCGCGCGCCTATCTGCAGATCATGGGCGGCGATGCCGAGGGGGAAGCCCGTCTGCGCGACTATCAGCACCAGGCGCGACTGCTTGCAGAGTCCTTGCTGGAGGTGATGGGCCTCGTTAGGGGGGCGGAACGAGAACGCCTCGTGGCGGCGCTCACGCGTCTGCAGGTCGATGCGACGCTGCGTGATCGGTTGAATCGGGGCAGCCGCACCGGCAGGCTGGCGGCGGCCGAAGCTCTGGCCGCATTCCCATCGCAAGCCACAACAGCAGCCCTGTCATCGCTGTATATGGCCTCGCGGGACGGGGAGGTGCGGATCGCCGCCATTCGCAGTCTGATCGAAATCGACGCGGCGCCGTCCATCGAGGCGGTTGTCGTGGACCTGGAAAAGCGGGGGGAGACTGAATCCCTGCAATACCTTCCCATCCTCCGCCGTCTGGCCAGCGCCGATCCTGATGCGGCCCTCGCCGTCTTCAACAGCCCGGACCGGTCGCCGACCTTGCGGGCCGTCTTGGCCGAGGCGCTGGCCGGAAGCGGCGCCTATAGCTGTCTGCCCGCCCTGATCGACGCCACAAGCGATCCCAATGTCGCGCTCCGGCTCGCCGCCGTCAGAGGAATCGGTCAATTGGCGCATCCCGCTGCGTCGGCGGCCGTCGAGGCGGCTTTGCATGATCCCGCCTGGGACGTGCGCGCCGAAGCCTGCGCCACCGCCGCCAAACTGGGCGCCCGCGCATTGGCGCCGTCGCTGACGGCTTGCCTGAACGACGCCGAATGGTGGGTGCGGTTTCGCGCGACCGAGGCGCTGCAGACGCTGGGCCTACCGCTTCCCAAACCTGAACACTCCATCGGGCCGGTTCCCCTCGACCTGACGCCATCGAGGCTCCTGCCAGAGCCCGTTCTTGGCGTCGCCCCGTCATGA
- a CDS encoding YaiO family outer membrane beta-barrel protein, with amino-acid sequence MRMVTAATAALLLASAEPVFAQAENLYDRGVSARLAGRHQEAADLFDRVLSEQPHNVDARLNRGLSLLALGRLNEAQKTFDQVIAAAPDYTDAYIGRARVAVAKGDKAAVDAALADAARTDPGRAAEIAAVRSEIRQQPDAVWRMDVRVSHSELSGSLPPWREQGISVARRFQDGRTLELLAERSERFGDADVYLEARHSAPLGDGSAYVAVGGAIDADHRPQAALKIGGAKPLTPNIQMIADAGVAQYRVGTVSTVQPGLEVSAFDRRLSVQGRWINVWDERGEHRDGYAVRGLWALGPAVRLSAGFADAPESSDGATVDVKARTVGAEVDIGSRLTLRLFGTHEDRAAYDRDAVDLGVGLRF; translated from the coding sequence ATGCGAATGGTGACGGCGGCGACAGCCGCCCTGCTTCTGGCGTCGGCTGAGCCGGTCTTCGCGCAGGCGGAAAATCTCTATGACCGAGGAGTCTCTGCGCGTCTCGCCGGCCGCCATCAGGAGGCGGCGGACCTGTTCGATCGTGTGCTGTCGGAACAACCGCACAATGTCGATGCGCGACTGAACAGGGGGCTGTCCCTGCTGGCGCTCGGTCGTCTGAACGAGGCCCAAAAGACCTTCGACCAGGTGATCGCGGCGGCGCCAGACTATACCGACGCCTATATCGGACGCGCGCGCGTCGCCGTGGCGAAAGGCGACAAGGCGGCCGTCGATGCGGCCCTCGCCGACGCCGCGCGCACCGATCCCGGCAGGGCGGCGGAGATCGCTGCGGTCCGTTCCGAGATCCGGCAACAACCCGACGCCGTATGGCGGATGGACGTGCGCGTCTCCCACAGCGAGCTTTCCGGTTCGCTCCCGCCCTGGCGCGAGCAAGGCATCTCGGTCGCCCGGCGCTTTCAGGACGGCCGGACGCTTGAGCTGCTCGCCGAGCGCAGCGAGCGTTTCGGCGATGCTGACGTCTATCTCGAGGCAAGGCATTCCGCGCCTCTGGGCGACGGATCGGCCTATGTCGCCGTCGGCGGGGCCATCGATGCCGATCACCGTCCGCAGGCCGCGCTGAAGATCGGGGGGGCGAAACCCCTGACGCCCAACATCCAGATGATCGCGGACGCCGGCGTGGCGCAATACAGGGTCGGAACCGTCTCGACCGTGCAGCCAGGGCTTGAGGTTTCCGCGTTCGACCGCCGCCTTTCCGTTCAGGGGCGCTGGATCAACGTCTGGGATGAGCGCGGAGAGCATCGCGACGGATACGCCGTGCGCGGCCTTTGGGCCCTTGGACCGGCTGTGCGTCTAAGCGCGGGGTTCGCGGATGCGCCGGAATCGTCTGACGGCGCCACGGTCGATGTGAAGGCGCGAACCGTCGGCGCCGAGGTCGATATCGGTTCACGCCTGACCCTGCGCCTGTTCGGCACGCATGAGGATCGCGCCGCCTATGATCGCGACGCGGTCGACCTTGGCGTCGGGTTGCGCTTCTGA
- a CDS encoding response regulator transcription factor, translating into MAAYRILIADDDAFLRELLVHKLSAAGYMVFPAEDGAAALSQVRELRPDLAILDGMMPVVDGFEVLRRLRADPATSDVPVIMLTSLRREEDIVGALKLGAADYLVKPFIPDELIARISRLLPADRSHANGDGGDSRPASGVG; encoded by the coding sequence ATGGCTGCCTACAGAATCCTGATTGCAGACGACGACGCCTTCCTGCGTGAGCTGCTCGTCCACAAGTTGTCGGCGGCCGGCTATATGGTGTTCCCGGCCGAGGACGGGGCGGCGGCCTTGTCCCAGGTTCGCGAGCTCCGGCCCGACCTCGCCATCCTGGACGGCATGATGCCGGTGGTCGACGGCTTCGAGGTGTTGAGGCGTCTGCGGGCCGATCCCGCAACGTCCGATGTGCCCGTTATCATGCTGACATCCTTGCGACGCGAGGAGGACATCGTGGGAGCGTTGAAACTTGGCGCGGCCGACTATCTGGTCAAGCCCTTTATCCCCGATGAGCTGATCGCACGCATCAGCCGTCTTCTTCCTGCGGACAGGTCTCATGCGAATGGTGACGGCGGCGACAGCCGCCCTGCTTCTGGCGTCGGCTGA
- a CDS encoding PAS domain-containing protein, producing the protein MKFLLTLAGLALLASLLTTFAIVHGRFGGPVSAIWALNALFFVIASKSRRNRWPSLLGAMFVGNLAAYLIAGDPSLRALVFAVANVIEVVVMVVALNRRSRTRLFRRSSMLRFIGWSFIAVPLSTAIAIMALALTGKHVGEHGAAVWFAAHTLGLLFFTPMIWALSNRQARLDLRRNVGSMLPDLVLVGAVTAGVFAQSRYPVLFLVPPVLVLVAYRRGLAGAAIGLFIVGAVGFAFTLGGTGPTRLVDSHVSEQLLVLQGFLVVNALAALTVGSAASEKRRLIERLQRHRASLARRAHKERLLIQQARLAERMSQVGYWTLNPSTGDVYWSPEVYRIHGVTPEEFNPRLGDALQFYPEGDRQHVSETLRVGVETQSAWSFEADLQKADGSLIRVRSMAEMQMNDANEVETIFGVFKDVTRDHEMLEKVREQETLYRLLADNSSDVIARFGTDSVFTYLSPSIKPLLGYDPEDLIGKSTSLVVHPDDFERVLSDWRRGLASGRPFSVEYRGVHRDGTIKWLEARPSITRDEDGQILEFIDSVRDVTDRHAREVELAKATEAANEATRAKGAFLSNMSHEIRTPLNGIIGFSDLLSDAQTAEERAHYIARIQGAGQALLHVVNDILDFSKIEAGKMTVERVPYSPAALSAEVVELVRAANASSDLVFTHAVDPDVAAAYVGDPARIRQVLLNLVGNAAKFTRQGAVDVRVARVDGRLGFIIKDNGPGIASDKLSRVFEGFSQADESVARTFGGTGLGLSISRSLARLMDGDISLTSVLGQGTVATLLVPWVESDQKPVTAAQGAASLNNAALRVMVVDDVEINREFVEIGLGRAGHSVESHASAESALAVLSAGASVDVILMDVQMPGTDGLTATRAIRKMPGAASKLPIIGLTANVLPEQAAACLAAGMDDHFGKPIDMARLVERLAKVSSRRDATAVSAPQAAPADPAMDALARRYTAHLHTVAEELRQLIEDGDHPKLAALSHSIAGTAGSLGFGAVSDAAFELEAACRRVADSSGEATSVAGDVENLISAISRLPVGDASR; encoded by the coding sequence ATGAAGTTTCTGCTGACCCTCGCCGGCCTTGCTCTGCTGGCGAGCTTGCTGACGACCTTCGCCATCGTTCATGGCCGGTTCGGGGGGCCTGTTTCAGCCATATGGGCGCTTAACGCCCTATTCTTCGTCATAGCTTCGAAATCGCGGCGCAACAGGTGGCCAAGCCTGCTTGGCGCAATGTTCGTCGGCAATCTGGCCGCGTATCTCATCGCCGGCGATCCGTCCCTGCGCGCCCTCGTTTTCGCAGTGGCCAATGTGATCGAAGTCGTCGTCATGGTCGTTGCCCTTAATCGGCGGTCGAGGACAAGGCTGTTCCGGCGATCATCGATGCTGCGCTTCATCGGCTGGTCATTCATCGCCGTGCCCCTGTCGACCGCCATAGCGATCATGGCCCTGGCTTTGACCGGAAAGCATGTGGGAGAGCATGGCGCGGCGGTATGGTTCGCCGCCCATACACTGGGCTTGCTGTTCTTCACGCCCATGATCTGGGCCCTGTCGAACCGTCAGGCCAGATTGGATCTTCGCCGGAATGTCGGCTCAATGCTGCCGGACCTGGTTCTGGTCGGCGCGGTAACAGCCGGCGTTTTCGCCCAGTCGCGTTATCCGGTGCTGTTTCTCGTGCCGCCCGTCCTGGTTTTGGTCGCCTATCGACGCGGTCTGGCCGGCGCGGCCATCGGCCTGTTCATCGTCGGCGCCGTCGGCTTCGCCTTCACTCTGGGCGGGACCGGTCCGACGCGTCTGGTCGACAGTCACGTCTCGGAGCAGCTTCTGGTCCTGCAGGGGTTCCTGGTGGTCAATGCGCTGGCCGCTCTGACGGTCGGATCGGCGGCGTCGGAAAAGCGTCGCCTCATCGAGCGCCTCCAGCGTCACCGCGCGTCGCTCGCCAGACGCGCGCACAAGGAGCGTCTGCTGATCCAGCAAGCGCGGCTCGCCGAGCGCATGAGCCAGGTCGGCTACTGGACCCTCAATCCGTCGACAGGAGATGTTTACTGGTCGCCTGAAGTCTATCGCATCCACGGCGTAACGCCCGAGGAGTTCAACCCTCGTCTGGGCGATGCGCTTCAGTTCTACCCGGAAGGCGATCGTCAGCATGTGTCGGAAACCCTTCGCGTCGGCGTCGAGACCCAGTCCGCCTGGTCATTCGAAGCCGATCTGCAAAAGGCCGACGGCTCGCTGATCCGCGTGCGGTCCATGGCCGAAATGCAGATGAACGACGCCAATGAGGTCGAGACGATCTTCGGCGTGTTCAAGGATGTGACACGCGATCACGAGATGCTGGAAAAAGTGCGTGAGCAGGAAACGCTGTACCGGCTGCTCGCGGACAACTCATCCGACGTCATCGCTCGGTTCGGCACCGACAGCGTGTTCACCTATCTGTCGCCCTCCATCAAACCCCTCCTCGGCTATGACCCGGAAGACTTGATCGGCAAGTCGACGTCGCTGGTCGTTCATCCGGATGATTTCGAGCGCGTCCTGTCGGACTGGCGCCGGGGCCTGGCGTCGGGGCGGCCATTCTCCGTCGAATACCGGGGCGTACACCGGGACGGCACGATCAAATGGCTGGAGGCGCGGCCCTCCATCACCCGTGACGAAGACGGCCAGATCCTGGAGTTCATCGACAGCGTCCGTGACGTGACCGACCGGCATGCCCGCGAGGTCGAACTGGCGAAAGCGACCGAGGCGGCCAATGAGGCGACGCGGGCCAAGGGCGCGTTTCTTTCCAACATGAGTCATGAAATCCGGACGCCGCTGAACGGAATCATCGGCTTCTCAGATCTGCTGTCGGACGCGCAGACGGCGGAGGAACGCGCCCACTACATCGCCCGCATCCAGGGCGCAGGCCAGGCGCTGCTGCACGTGGTGAACGACATCCTCGACTTCTCCAAGATCGAGGCGGGCAAGATGACGGTCGAACGCGTGCCATACAGCCCGGCGGCGCTCAGCGCGGAAGTCGTCGAACTGGTCAGGGCGGCGAACGCCAGCTCGGACCTCGTCTTCACCCACGCCGTCGACCCTGATGTCGCAGCGGCCTATGTCGGCGATCCGGCCCGTATCCGTCAGGTCCTGCTCAACCTCGTCGGCAACGCGGCCAAGTTCACGCGCCAGGGTGCGGTGGACGTGCGGGTCGCGCGCGTCGATGGGCGGCTAGGCTTCATCATCAAGGATAACGGCCCCGGAATCGCTTCTGACAAACTGTCCCGCGTGTTCGAAGGGTTCTCTCAAGCCGATGAGTCGGTCGCCCGGACGTTCGGCGGAACAGGGCTGGGGCTGTCCATCAGTCGGTCGCTGGCGCGGCTGATGGACGGCGACATAAGCCTGACCAGCGTCTTGGGCCAAGGCACGGTCGCAACCCTGCTCGTGCCCTGGGTCGAAAGCGATCAGAAGCCTGTGACGGCCGCGCAAGGCGCTGCCTCTCTCAACAATGCCGCTCTGCGTGTCATGGTCGTCGACGACGTCGAGATCAATCGGGAGTTCGTCGAAATCGGCCTTGGCCGCGCAGGTCACAGTGTCGAAAGCCATGCGTCCGCCGAGTCCGCCCTGGCGGTCCTGAGCGCGGGCGCAAGCGTGGACGTGATCCTCATGGACGTCCAGATGCCGGGCACCGACGGGCTGACGGCCACGCGCGCGATCCGCAAGATGCCCGGGGCGGCGTCGAAGTTGCCCATCATCGGGCTGACGGCCAATGTCCTGCCTGAACAGGCGGCCGCCTGCCTGGCCGCCGGCATGGACGATCATTTCGGCAAGCCCATAGACATGGCGCGTCTTGTGGAACGCCTGGCGAAAGTCTCAAGCCGAAGAGACGCAACCGCTGTTTCGGCGCCCCAGGCGGCGCCCGCAGACCCCGCCATGGACGCCCTCGCGCGCCGCTATACCGCCCATCTTCACACCGTCGCGGAGGAACTGCGGCAGTTGATCGAGGATGGAGATCATCCCAAACTGGCCGCCCTGTCCCACTCGATCGCCGGGACTGCCGGAAGCCTGGGCTTCGGCGCCGTCTCCGACGCAGCCTTCGAACTGGAGGCGGCTTGCCGCCGGGTCGCCGACAGCAGTGGCGAAGCGACGTCAGTTGCTGGCGACGTCGAGAATTTGATAAGCGCCATATCGAGGTTGCCTGTCGGCGATGCGAGCCGATGA